The following are from one region of the Candidatus Zixiibacteriota bacterium genome:
- a CDS encoding alpha-2-macroglobulin family protein, protein MIQLFQFRFDHRTLYVGAALILSIIGMVIAVDLLAEGTQSGPDLNVSVARFEPQGEIDPATNITVKFSRDMVPKDSLDQPVLDPPLEFDPPVSGVARWIEQDILRFYPDNELNPASEYKIRVKSKKTYYNGNRINEKRTFRLVTGPLTIISMDYHPLYAPDIPGRVRLGINLWFNYRVDLEQLKMKLGIDGGEGSSKNHLAFTISDYSMDMTETEVEEARRTYAANVTIETEELEVTDRRQEYILTIASGLPCFTCGQGLETEYRQSLYLESKKRLIVKSARPLIEGKKGGIQIFLSDGINDETVRSFISVSPEFDFTARANRNWMQLSGDFEPGRTYTVTLSEGLPSISGSFLETKFSSIITIPDLPPSIEFTSPGMYLPRQGAGLLEVETINVDTLLVEVEQVFVNNILYALSSGYGFSGGYYNRANLSILGKNFFSIDKTLEGELNQPIRTTIDIGGIIPDTVRGIFKVSARIKSNRWRQDSRLVMKTDIGLMARQSDNYLMVWANSLSETAPLAKASVTLMSRNNQVLLTGQTDSRGLVVFNDIAEKIEGYDPYLIIVTYNGDLCFLKFDDCLLPTSDFDVRGRPELVSGYESFIYLDRGVYRPGDTAHIVSLVRGVGGTVPDEFPYFINITEPGGRDFQSFRVSTGGSSMTAVDLEIPDFARTGVYRAVARIGEDMEIGRTSFQVEEFMPDRIKTTVTTPEKEYQAGRTVPIDVTGKFLFGPAAAGHNVSAHITIEAQPFAPAGYEDYTFDDYNVEFSRVEIDLPENHLDDSGYYTFKSSIPEGYRPGSALKGLISATVSEQGGRAVSAYTDITIHPYPRYLGIRKDFESFVKPGDSCRFSLAIINSDGTATSLAETDINFYRVVYNSILRKDDNGRYRYISERKLIIQDSLRQALPDSGLSAWFVPPQNGSYLIEAVDCKGGHKAAVLFYASGWGYAPWSMDKPDRIEIDLDRKSYPPGDNAIVQIRSPFGGKLLVTIEKDRVIEFITYDMAENTAEINIPVRKDFFPNAYITATVIKKAGEIDPMSPSRAFGVAPIMLDMTEMGLKVSITAPEVIKPRNDLKIELQVARPGRTKVTVAAVDAGILQLTDYRTPDPLEFFYGKRKLSLRPYDIYSFIYPEIERAASHLSPSGGVDLFEAARKRHLNPITARRVKPVALWSGIVETDESGRAVVNFGIPEFNGKLVIMALAVRENLYGSVTDEIIVRDNIVLQESFPRFISPNDEFDGLITLFNNSGWTADISVQLDCQGPIGIISPAVQNVSLSSNSEGRVVFRLKAGLTPGLIKCRVHAADGLEHSEINFELANRPTQPLVTRFGSGAINQEMTASFVLPDEWIAETGQYSIHTSSLAAAQFTRNINYLVQYPYGCLEQTTSGLFPLLYFNDLARFVQPEVFSTGGPDYFIREGLIKLKGMMRPDGLFSFWPGDGPVNHWASIYASHFILEADKAGFYVDPKIRRKLISNLKIYTRGQRFPGDEIGIPCRIYAAYVLAQAGEIDKKAVNYVRGLPTQDLTVDSRFQLAGVLALADDRETAASLLPTNIQPENYEPETGGNFCSGVRSTAILLEVLNTIDPENPSCAVLAKDLIEKARLGRWYTTQETAYALMALGKYLRGREESNFTGTLEIAGDSSYSFGTDDFKLERKDPGGKAVNIDISGAGTCFYYWQASGVPVSNAPDEFTRGITVNREYLGADGTPLDLKAVEIGTQVIAHIRVEAVDRDLDNVVINDLLPAGLEIENPRLITTPRMNWIPRSDLKIDYQDIRDDRLLIFAHLWPKRPLDIYYSLRAIAIGEFKIPPVAAECMYNPVIAGSASSGILNIIERKEP, encoded by the coding sequence ATGATACAATTGTTTCAATTTAGGTTTGATCACCGCACGCTCTATGTGGGAGCGGCTCTGATACTATCCATCATCGGGATGGTTATTGCGGTTGATTTACTGGCTGAGGGAACTCAGAGCGGTCCCGACCTGAATGTGTCGGTGGCCCGTTTCGAGCCCCAGGGCGAAATCGATCCGGCCACCAATATAACGGTCAAATTCAGCCGGGACATGGTTCCCAAAGACAGTCTTGATCAGCCGGTGCTCGATCCGCCGCTGGAGTTCGATCCGCCGGTTTCGGGGGTGGCCCGCTGGATCGAGCAGGATATTCTCCGTTTTTACCCGGATAATGAACTGAATCCGGCCAGCGAGTATAAAATCCGGGTCAAATCAAAAAAAACCTATTACAATGGCAACAGAATCAATGAGAAACGAACCTTCCGGCTGGTCACCGGGCCCCTTACCATAATCTCCATGGATTATCATCCCCTGTACGCTCCGGATATTCCCGGCCGTGTTCGGCTGGGCATTAATCTATGGTTTAATTACCGGGTCGATCTTGAACAGTTGAAGATGAAATTGGGTATCGATGGCGGTGAAGGATCGTCGAAAAACCATCTCGCCTTCACCATCAGCGATTACAGCATGGATATGACTGAGACCGAAGTTGAGGAGGCCCGCCGGACGTATGCCGCCAATGTTACCATTGAAACCGAAGAGCTCGAAGTAACGGATAGGCGGCAGGAATATATCCTGACTATCGCCAGTGGATTGCCATGTTTCACCTGCGGACAGGGGCTCGAAACCGAATACCGGCAATCTCTATATCTCGAATCCAAGAAACGTCTTATCGTGAAAAGCGCCCGACCTTTGATCGAGGGAAAGAAAGGCGGTATTCAGATTTTTCTGTCTGATGGGATCAATGATGAGACGGTACGGAGTTTTATTTCGGTATCCCCCGAATTTGATTTCACCGCCCGGGCCAATCGCAACTGGATGCAACTTAGCGGGGATTTCGAGCCCGGCCGGACTTACACTGTTACCCTGTCCGAGGGATTACCATCAATATCCGGGTCATTTTTGGAAACTAAATTTTCCTCAATCATAACTATCCCGGATCTGCCGCCATCGATCGAGTTTACCTCGCCGGGCATGTATCTGCCCCGTCAGGGGGCCGGATTGCTGGAGGTCGAAACCATCAATGTCGATACGCTACTGGTCGAGGTGGAACAGGTCTTTGTCAATAATATTCTGTATGCTCTTTCATCGGGGTATGGTTTTTCCGGTGGATATTATAATCGTGCCAACCTGAGTATTCTGGGCAAAAACTTCTTTTCAATAGATAAAACCCTGGAAGGTGAGCTAAATCAGCCCATCAGGACCACGATTGATATCGGTGGGATAATTCCGGATACGGTTCGCGGTATTTTCAAGGTATCGGCCCGTATAAAAAGCAACCGCTGGAGACAGGACAGCCGTCTGGTGATGAAAACCGATATCGGCCTTATGGCCCGGCAGTCGGACAATTATCTGATGGTTTGGGCCAATTCTCTCTCGGAAACCGCCCCCCTGGCCAAAGCCTCGGTTACCCTGATGAGTCGGAATAACCAGGTTCTTCTGACCGGTCAGACCGATTCACGGGGGCTGGTTGTTTTCAACGACATCGCCGAAAAAATCGAGGGTTATGATCCCTATTTGATAATTGTCACTTACAATGGTGATTTATGCTTCCTGAAGTTCGATGATTGTCTGTTACCGACCAGCGATTTCGATGTGCGAGGCCGGCCGGAATTGGTCTCCGGATATGAGTCATTTATCTATCTTGATCGGGGTGTCTATCGGCCAGGCGACACGGCTCATATTGTTTCACTGGTGCGGGGCGTCGGCGGTACAGTGCCCGATGAATTCCCTTATTTCATCAATATCACCGAACCGGGAGGAAGGGATTTCCAGAGTTTCCGGGTGAGTACCGGCGGTTCATCTATGACGGCGGTCGATCTGGAAATACCTGATTTTGCGCGGACCGGTGTTTACCGGGCGGTGGCCCGTATCGGCGAAGATATGGAAATCGGCCGGACATCGTTTCAGGTCGAGGAATTCATGCCTGATCGGATAAAAACGACGGTGACAACGCCGGAGAAGGAATACCAGGCAGGTCGCACCGTGCCGATTGACGTAACCGGCAAATTTCTTTTCGGGCCGGCGGCGGCGGGACATAATGTTTCGGCCCACATTACTATCGAAGCCCAACCGTTTGCTCCGGCCGGTTATGAGGATTATACCTTTGACGATTACAATGTCGAATTCTCGCGAGTCGAGATCGATCTGCCTGAAAATCATCTGGACGATAGCGGTTATTATACTTTCAAATCCTCTATCCCGGAAGGTTATCGGCCCGGCTCGGCACTGAAAGGGTTGATTTCCGCCACGGTTTCCGAGCAGGGCGGACGAGCGGTTAGCGCCTATACCGATATTACGATTCATCCTTACCCGAGATATCTCGGTATCAGGAAGGATTTTGAGAGTTTTGTTAAACCCGGGGATTCCTGCCGGTTTAGCCTGGCCATAATTAATTCTGACGGAACGGCAACCTCGCTGGCCGAGACTGATATTAATTTCTACCGGGTGGTGTACAATTCCATTCTCCGAAAAGACGACAACGGCCGTTACCGCTATATTTCCGAAAGAAAATTGATTATCCAGGATTCGCTCCGTCAGGCTCTGCCCGATTCGGGACTATCGGCCTGGTTCGTTCCGCCGCAGAATGGCAGTTACCTGATCGAGGCGGTCGACTGCAAGGGCGGACACAAGGCGGCGGTCTTATTTTATGCTTCCGGGTGGGGATATGCACCGTGGTCGATGGATAAACCGGATCGGATCGAGATCGACCTGGACCGGAAATCGTACCCTCCCGGGGACAATGCTATTGTGCAGATCAGGTCGCCGTTCGGAGGAAAGCTTCTGGTTACGATCGAAAAAGACCGGGTAATTGAGTTTATCACCTATGATATGGCGGAGAATACTGCGGAGATAAATATCCCGGTTAGAAAGGATTTCTTTCCCAATGCCTATATTACCGCGACGGTTATAAAGAAGGCGGGCGAGATCGATCCAATGTCACCGTCCCGGGCATTCGGGGTGGCACCAATCATGCTGGATATGACTGAAATGGGGTTAAAGGTTTCTATTACCGCTCCCGAAGTGATCAAACCCAGAAATGATCTTAAGATTGAATTGCAGGTTGCCAGACCGGGCAGGACTAAAGTGACGGTAGCGGCGGTGGATGCCGGGATACTGCAGTTGACTGATTACCGTACGCCCGATCCGCTGGAGTTTTTTTATGGCAAACGGAAGCTGTCCCTCAGGCCGTACGATATCTATTCCTTTATTTATCCCGAGATCGAACGGGCCGCCAGTCATCTCAGTCCATCGGGAGGAGTCGACCTTTTCGAGGCCGCCCGTAAGCGGCATCTCAATCCGATTACCGCCCGTCGGGTCAAACCAGTGGCGCTCTGGTCGGGAATTGTGGAAACCGATGAATCCGGCCGCGCGGTGGTTAATTTTGGGATTCCGGAATTTAACGGCAAGCTGGTCATTATGGCTTTGGCTGTAAGGGAAAACCTGTACGGTTCGGTCACTGATGAAATAATTGTCCGGGACAATATTGTCCTGCAAGAAAGTTTTCCCCGGTTTATCAGTCCCAATGATGAATTCGATGGCCTGATAACCCTGTTCAATAATTCCGGATGGACGGCGGATATCTCGGTGCAACTGGACTGCCAGGGACCGATCGGGATTATATCACCGGCCGTGCAGAATGTCAGCTTGAGCAGCAACAGCGAGGGTCGGGTGGTTTTCCGGTTGAAAGCCGGACTGACTCCGGGTCTTATCAAGTGCCGGGTTCATGCCGCCGATGGACTGGAACACTCCGAGATCAATTTCGAACTGGCCAATCGACCGACTCAGCCGCTTGTCACCCGCTTCGGTTCGGGAGCCATTAATCAGGAGATGACGGCCAGTTTTGTTTTGCCGGATGAATGGATTGCGGAAACCGGGCAGTACAGCATTCACACCTCGTCTCTGGCCGCGGCGCAGTTTACCCGCAATATCAATTACCTGGTGCAATACCCCTATGGCTGTCTGGAACAGACTACCTCAGGATTATTTCCTCTGCTCTATTTTAATGATCTGGCCCGATTTGTTCAACCGGAAGTATTCAGCACCGGCGGCCCGGATTATTTTATCCGGGAAGGTTTAATCAAACTGAAAGGAATGATGCGCCCCGACGGGTTGTTTTCTTTCTGGCCGGGCGATGGTCCGGTCAATCACTGGGCCTCGATCTATGCTTCTCATTTTATTCTCGAGGCTGATAAAGCCGGTTTTTATGTCGATCCGAAAATCCGCCGGAAATTGATCAGTAATTTAAAAATATATACCCGCGGGCAGAGATTTCCGGGCGATGAGATCGGTATCCCCTGCCGCATTTACGCCGCTTATGTTCTTGCTCAGGCCGGAGAAATCGACAAAAAGGCGGTCAATTATGTCAGAGGACTTCCGACCCAGGATCTGACGGTCGATTCGCGGTTCCAGCTGGCCGGGGTGCTGGCCCTGGCCGATGATCGCGAGACAGCTGCCAGTCTGCTCCCAACCAATATCCAACCGGAAAATTATGAACCAGAAACGGGGGGCAATTTTTGTTCCGGTGTCCGCAGTACCGCTATTTTACTTGAGGTCCTGAACACTATCGATCCGGAGAATCCCTCCTGCGCCGTCCTGGCCAAAGACCTGATCGAAAAGGCCCGGCTGGGACGATGGTATACCACTCAGGAAACGGCATATGCCCTGATGGCCCTGGGGAAATATTTACGGGGACGGGAAGAAAGTAATTTCACAGGAACCCTTGAAATTGCAGGCGATTCGAGTTACTCCTTCGGAACCGATGACTTTAAACTGGAACGGAAGGATCCGGGCGGAAAAGCGGTCAATATCGATATTTCCGGGGCCGGGACCTGTTTTTACTACTGGCAGGCCAGCGGGGTACCGGTATCCAATGCTCCTGATGAGTTTACCCGGGGAATCACAGTGAACAGAGAATATCTGGGAGCCGACGGGACTCCGCTCGACTTGAAGGCGGTTGAGATCGGGACACAGGTGATTGCTCATATTCGGGTCGAGGCGGTCGATCGCGATCTGGACAATGTGGTTATCAACGACCTCCTTCCGGCCGGATTGGAGATTGAAAATCCAAGACTTATAACCACTCCACGTATGAACTGGATTCCCCGAAGCGATCTTAAAATAGATTATCAGGACATACGCGATGACCGCTTGCTGATTTTTGCGCATCTCTGGCCAAAACGACCGCTTGACATCTATTACAGCCTGAGGGCCATCGCCATCGGAGAGTTCAAAATTCCACCGGTAGCCGCCGAGTGCATGTACAACCCGGTTATCGCCGGATCGGCCTCATCGGGTATCCTGAATATTATCGAAAGAAAAGAACCATAG
- the pbpC gene encoding penicillin-binding protein 1C yields the protein MTVRKVIAIFPGYRRVSRIALGVIILAATVIMLDRVICPLPTNRLVRASSHFVYSRDGHLLCSFSSRDRFWRKPVRLEEISPKLVRTVIACEDRWYWYHPGFNPVSLITAAVDNLRAGRVVRGGSTITMQIARMMESRPRTITAKLIELFRAIQLEMHYSKNELLEIYFNLVPYGGNIEGVGAASFFYFGKNADQLTLSEAAILTAIPSSPNLFRPDLNPASCRHRRNQLLEILTVRGVIDSMEYKHALAEDIPEQRTTRSFIAPHFAQDIISRYPDTPVHRTTIDFNTQVVCEKLATDYHRTLIEKNIHNLSIVVLDNQTGGILALVGSPDFNDRRHGGQINGAMARRSPGSALKPFVYALGFESGLISPSSRIEDIPVSYSGYSPENYDEQYHGIVAVDEALINSFNVPAVNVASRVGLEKFYQLLKDGGLRSLDNKYYEYGLPLVLGAGEVTLLELTNLYATLGREGEYIPVKEMTGQETTVKRIILSEEASYLVTDILTNLQRPDLVTSWEFTVDCPTIAWKTGTSYGRRDAWAVGYNPQYTVGVWTGNFSGEGSPYLVGAETSVPLMLAIFKEVTRGTPLKWFDRPPGIGVRRVCTVSGMPAGPDCPESKEALHIKQVSSPAVCDIHKRLLVDHDHGYLLCRSCRHTASRIDTVVAEIWPARMSRWLLAQGLTQPLPEHNSACRGLVADENPVVLSPEDKGVYVMRPEAPGEYQKIVFRASAALASGRIHWFLDDQLYATTASGSELFYTPEPGRHRLLCIDEFGRSSRVTFEIK from the coding sequence ATGACTGTACGGAAAGTAATAGCGATTTTTCCGGGATACCGAAGGGTATCCCGGATTGCCCTGGGAGTGATAATCCTGGCTGCGACGGTAATTATGCTCGACCGGGTTATCTGCCCGCTTCCGACCAACCGGCTAGTCCGCGCCTCATCACATTTTGTTTACAGTCGTGACGGTCATCTGCTGTGCAGTTTTTCCTCGCGCGACCGGTTCTGGCGCAAGCCGGTCAGGCTCGAGGAGATATCTCCGAAACTGGTTCGTACTGTAATAGCCTGTGAGGATCGTTGGTACTGGTATCACCCCGGTTTCAATCCGGTTTCATTGATCACGGCGGCGGTCGATAATCTCCGGGCCGGGCGGGTGGTCCGGGGCGGTTCGACCATCACCATGCAGATTGCCCGTATGATGGAATCCCGTCCACGAACTATCACGGCCAAATTGATAGAGCTGTTCCGGGCGATTCAGCTTGAAATGCACTATTCCAAAAACGAATTGCTGGAGATATATTTCAATCTGGTTCCGTACGGCGGGAATATTGAGGGTGTCGGGGCGGCCTCATTTTTCTACTTCGGTAAGAATGCCGACCAACTGACGCTCTCGGAGGCCGCCATCCTGACGGCAATACCCTCATCGCCCAATCTTTTCCGGCCCGATCTTAATCCAGCCTCATGCCGTCACCGTCGGAATCAATTACTTGAGATACTTACGGTCCGAGGTGTGATCGACTCCATGGAATACAAACATGCCCTGGCCGAGGACATCCCCGAACAAAGGACCACACGGTCTTTTATCGCCCCCCATTTTGCCCAGGATATTATCAGCCGGTATCCCGACACGCCGGTGCATCGTACCACGATCGATTTCAATACCCAGGTGGTCTGTGAGAAACTGGCCACGGATTACCACCGGACCCTGATCGAAAAAAATATCCACAATCTTTCGATCGTGGTTCTCGACAATCAAACCGGCGGAATACTGGCTTTGGTCGGATCACCGGATTTCAACGACCGCCGTCACGGCGGCCAGATTAACGGGGCGATGGCCCGCCGTTCGCCCGGCTCGGCCCTTAAACCGTTCGTCTATGCCCTGGGATTCGAATCGGGACTGATAAGCCCCTCGAGCCGGATCGAGGATATTCCGGTCAGTTACTCCGGTTACTCCCCGGAAAATTATGATGAGCAGTACCACGGAATCGTGGCGGTCGATGAGGCCCTGATCAATTCCTTCAATGTCCCGGCGGTCAACGTCGCCTCGCGGGTCGGACTGGAGAAATTCTACCAATTGCTTAAGGATGGCGGTCTCCGTTCCCTTGATAATAAATACTATGAATACGGTTTGCCGCTGGTGCTTGGTGCAGGCGAGGTAACTCTGCTGGAGCTAACCAACCTTTATGCCACCCTGGGGCGGGAAGGCGAGTACATTCCGGTGAAAGAAATGACCGGGCAGGAAACCACGGTGAAACGGATAATTCTGTCCGAGGAGGCCTCGTACCTGGTGACCGATATATTAACCAATCTTCAGCGTCCGGATCTGGTGACATCATGGGAATTCACGGTCGATTGCCCGACTATAGCCTGGAAGACAGGAACATCGTACGGCCGCAGGGATGCCTGGGCGGTCGGTTATAATCCGCAGTACACCGTGGGGGTCTGGACGGGCAATTTCTCCGGTGAGGGTTCCCCGTACCTGGTCGGCGCCGAGACCTCAGTTCCCCTGATGCTGGCGATATTCAAGGAGGTCACCCGCGGGACGCCCCTGAAATGGTTCGACCGTCCGCCCGGTATCGGAGTTCGCCGGGTTTGCACGGTCAGTGGTATGCCCGCCGGACCGGACTGCCCCGAATCCAAAGAGGCACTGCATATCAAACAGGTTTCCTCGCCGGCGGTATGCGATATCCATAAACGCCTTCTGGTCGATCATGATCACGGTTATCTCCTCTGTCGCTCCTGCCGGCACACAGCTTCGCGGATCGATACGGTTGTGGCCGAAATCTGGCCGGCCCGGATGTCACGCTGGTTGCTGGCCCAAGGATTGACGCAACCTCTCCCCGAACACAATTCAGCCTGCCGGGGATTGGTTGCCGATGAGAACCCGGTAGTATTGTCGCCGGAGGATAAGGGGGTTTATGTCATGCGTCCGGAGGCACCAGGGGAGTACCAGAAAATAGTCTTCAGAGCCTCGGCGGCGCTGGCCAGTGGTCGCATCCACTGGTTTCTCGATGATCAGCTTTACGCCACCACCGCATCCGGTTCGGAGTTATTCTATACCCCGGAACCAGGGAGACACCGGTTGCTTTGTATCGATGAGTTCGGACGTTCCAGCCGCGTAACGTTCGAAATTAAATAG
- a CDS encoding protein kinase: MTLENGQNLAHFKILRKLGEGGMGEVYLAEDQKLNRKVAIKILQAEFFDNPERKQRFIREAKTAAKISHPNVTAIYDLDTAVNEKTGQEISYIVMEYISGESLSTVLKEKTLNLSELLRIAGKIAAGLAAAHKLNIVHRDIKTDNIKIDDDGEPRILDFGLAKPLDLTTESGDPQATDTISKELTQEGKILGTVSYMSPEQARGQAIDSRSDIFSFGILLYRMFSGEYPFDGSDRVSILAKTLEARHTPVRQKNENLPAELERIIDKCLQKDPNDRYQDTRDLVVDLRTLRKQFDSGVSDSISGISEAISIPVKPTRLWRYLGIVAAFLMVAAVLIYMLRGQSGPKQQLQAKANALAILGFENKTGDSDLDWLQSGLPEILMTDLAQNGSINLISRNRVLDCLDDNDRSQPGLPDHQACMKAARSIGATRVLSGSFIRMGEQIRIDARVEDVESGKILIGEKAVGDSPLILVDSLTRKIAQALNLKEILANDRGVAELTSSSSEAYKEYILGMDQFSNLSFDEANKHFEKAIEIDSTFALPYMRIGMTYAMQGRGQKGVPYFTSARRFEHKLPVKDKSLLDIYCDIWLNADFDKAVSKMQSFVANYPHDKEARAVYALLLYSLVRDPQASIAQLDTVIMLDPHFFLAYSWYVEVYAKMGDYDQAIEYARKMKEYYPESVEASNTLADLYFAQFRLDEASFEYQAILDKYPENKTAIRAMMNIAILGKEFGEAEKYVEMLKEYFADDPYQMIEYYNRKANLCTWAGRFGDGLDMILKGCDYAMQIGDSTRIFNQKFAMSGYFEMLGQVDSALYYGKLASYYASQFQTLSYPIQVVSISRKDSANARSLFRDAVTNFKARTPKEIWTLVDRLEIIFNGYIDADTAALIRGYHSIVDDPDYRSTGDLQILGRLEVLTGKYREGIETLSPVISGKDETANGFVYLMARYYLGVACEALGDNKQAAEHYSEIMKYWSRPQIEMREINDARKRLDRLTG; this comes from the coding sequence ATGACGCTTGAGAACGGACAGAACCTGGCGCATTTTAAAATTCTGCGTAAGCTGGGTGAAGGCGGCATGGGTGAGGTTTACCTGGCCGAGGATCAAAAACTCAACCGGAAAGTGGCCATTAAAATTCTGCAGGCCGAATTCTTTGATAACCCGGAGCGAAAACAGCGCTTTATCCGCGAAGCCAAAACCGCCGCCAAAATCTCGCATCCCAATGTGACGGCCATCTACGATCTGGATACCGCGGTCAATGAAAAAACCGGCCAGGAAATTTCTTATATCGTCATGGAGTATATCAGCGGCGAAAGCTTAAGCACTGTTTTAAAGGAAAAAACGCTGAACCTTTCCGAGCTGTTGCGTATCGCCGGAAAAATCGCGGCCGGTTTGGCCGCGGCCCATAAACTCAATATTGTCCACCGCGATATCAAGACGGACAATATCAAAATTGATGATGACGGCGAACCGCGCATTCTGGATTTCGGGTTAGCCAAACCTCTTGATCTGACGACCGAATCCGGCGATCCTCAGGCAACCGATACTATCTCGAAAGAATTGACCCAGGAGGGTAAAATTCTCGGGACCGTGTCATACATGTCGCCGGAACAGGCCCGGGGACAGGCGATCGATTCCCGGTCGGATATTTTTTCCTTCGGTATTCTGCTGTATCGCATGTTCAGCGGTGAATATCCCTTTGACGGATCGGATCGGGTTTCAATTCTGGCCAAAACGCTCGAGGCCCGCCATACCCCGGTGCGGCAGAAAAACGAAAATCTTCCGGCCGAGCTGGAAAGGATTATCGACAAGTGTCTTCAGAAAGATCCCAACGATCGTTACCAGGATACCCGCGATCTGGTGGTCGACCTGAGGACCCTCCGAAAACAGTTCGACAGCGGTGTGTCGGATTCTATCTCCGGTATCTCCGAAGCAATTTCGATTCCGGTTAAACCTACTCGCCTATGGCGTTATCTGGGAATTGTGGCGGCTTTTCTGATGGTGGCGGCGGTTTTAATCTATATGTTGCGGGGTCAATCGGGACCGAAACAGCAGTTGCAAGCCAAAGCCAATGCCTTGGCCATACTCGGTTTCGAAAACAAAACCGGTGACAGCGATCTCGACTGGCTTCAATCGGGATTGCCGGAAATCCTGATGACCGATCTGGCCCAGAATGGTTCCATAAACCTGATCAGCCGTAACAGAGTCCTGGATTGCCTCGATGATAATGATCGTTCGCAACCCGGCCTGCCTGATCACCAGGCTTGTATGAAAGCCGCTCGGTCGATCGGCGCTACCCGGGTGCTGTCGGGATCGTTTATCCGGATGGGAGAGCAGATTAGAATTGATGCCCGGGTGGAAGATGTCGAGTCGGGTAAAATCCTGATCGGCGAAAAAGCGGTCGGCGATAGTCCATTGATCCTGGTTGACAGCCTGACCCGCAAAATTGCCCAGGCTCTCAATCTCAAAGAGATTCTGGCCAATGATCGAGGAGTAGCCGAACTGACATCGTCGTCATCGGAAGCCTACAAAGAATATATCCTGGGTATGGATCAATTCAGCAACCTGTCATTCGATGAGGCCAATAAGCATTTCGAGAAGGCCATTGAAATAGATTCGACTTTCGCCCTGCCCTATATGCGTATCGGCATGACCTATGCCATGCAGGGCCGGGGACAAAAGGGAGTACCTTACTTCACGTCCGCCCGGAGGTTCGAACATAAACTGCCGGTTAAAGATAAAAGCCTTCTCGATATTTACTGCGATATCTGGCTGAATGCCGATTTCGACAAGGCTGTCAGTAAGATGCAGTCTTTCGTGGCCAATTATCCCCATGATAAGGAGGCCCGAGCGGTTTATGCCCTTCTTCTTTATTCCCTGGTTCGAGATCCCCAGGCCTCAATAGCCCAGCTTGATACGGTGATAATGCTCGATCCGCATTTCTTTCTGGCTTATTCCTGGTATGTGGAAGTCTATGCCAAAATGGGCGATTATGATCAGGCAATTGAATATGCCCGGAAAATGAAGGAATACTACCCGGAATCGGTGGAAGCATCCAATACCCTGGCCGATCTTTATTTTGCTCAATTCCGGCTAGATGAGGCATCCTTTGAATATCAGGCCATTCTCGACAAATATCCCGAAAATAAAACCGCCATTAGGGCAATGATGAATATCGCCATCCTTGGAAAAGAGTTCGGAGAGGCGGAAAAATATGTCGAGATGCTTAAAGAATATTTCGCCGATGATCCCTACCAGATGATTGAATATTACAACAGGAAAGCAAATCTGTGTACCTGGGCGGGCCGCTTCGGGGATGGTCTGGATATGATATTGAAAGGCTGCGATTACGCCATGCAAATCGGCGACAGTACCCGGATTTTCAATCAGAAATTCGCCATGTCGGGATATTTCGAAATGCTCGGTCAGGTCGATAGTGCCCTGTACTACGGTAAACTGGCATCGTACTATGCCTCGCAGTTCCAGACCCTGAGTTATCCGATTCAGGTGGTCAGCATCAGCCGCAAGGATTCCGCCAATGCCAGGAGTCTTTTCCGTGACGCGGTGACCAATTTCAAGGCCCGCACCCCGAAGGAGATCTGGACCCTGGTGGATCGTCTTGAGATTATTTTCAACGGCTATATTGATGCGGATACGGCGGCTCTGATCAGAGGCTATCATTCTATCGTGGATGATCCCGATTATCGTTCCACAGGGGATCTGCAGATACTCGGTCGTCTTGAGGTCCTGACCGGGAAATATCGTGAGGGAATAGAAACCCTGTCTCCGGTAATTTCGGGTAAGGATGAAACAGCCAATGGCTTTGTCTATCTTATGGCCAGGTACTATCTGGGAGTTGCCTGTGAGGCTCTCGGTGATAACAAACAGGCCGCCGAGCACTACTCCGAGATTATGAAATACTGGAGTCGGCCTCAGATCGAAATGCGGGAAATCAACGATGCCCGAAAACGACTGGATCGACTGACCGGTTGA